From a single Phalacrocorax aristotelis chromosome 1, bGulAri2.1, whole genome shotgun sequence genomic region:
- the CD4 gene encoding T-cell surface glycoprotein CD4 has product MESRGTVVSSTLAVFLILHLGLIPVMAQQNELQIGIAGQEVHLCCRGVPQDSAVTWKYNRVVIRLIDHLKPLKGRATMADRSEINATSKHLKVLDLRLSDAGTYTCEYGSHRVSISLHVFQLTISLDGHFLPNEVPELTLMQNSCHTLPDLNITLFGSNHNIVRPELLRDKSPQKYTLKLKQLETTDSGTWMCHILSDSPLINKTIRFDVKVLGFQNPDFERKYATVDSSVILSWHLNIQKIKWEKGLTGQLYWKKQETETIHELLDFNVTAQGRLHDTKKSSHFQFEIPESEPGSTIEVKLPTVHFDHAGQYQCQLGYKGRNTQRKIELVVMKVSANHVGPLPRGAQITLTCQVSIPLPSNAHLWWERVNGTEKDIKKSEPHEVKVEVNVSAAGLWNCHLMEDNVRKISLNYLVEEAPVWIRYVVTGTSIGGSVLVFGLAFISGITWHRRRQRAKRMAQARQYLLENKTCQCQHRLNK; this is encoded by the exons ATGGAGTCACGCGGCACGGTGGTGAGCAGCACGCTTGCTGTCTTCTTGATTCTGCACCTGG GTCTGATCCCTGTTATGGCTCAACAAAATGAACTACAGATAGGAATTGCAGGACAAGAGGTGCACCTGTGCTGCAGAGGCGTACCTCAAGACTCAGCTGTGACCTGGAAGTACAATAGGGTTGTTATAAGGCTGATTGACCATTTGAAACCTTTGAAAG gcagaGCTACCATGGCCGATCGATCTGAAATCAATGCCACCAGTAAACATCTGAAGGTGTTGGACTTAAGGCTGTCCGATGCCGGCACCTACACCTGTGAATATGGCTCTCACAGAGTCAGTATCTCACTGCATGTCTTTCAAT tgaCTATCTCTTTAGATGGGCACTTCCTGCCAAATGAAGTCCCTGAGCTGACTTTAATGCAAAATTCATGCCATACTCTACCTGATCTCAACATCACACTGTTTGGAAGTAACCATAACATAGTAAGACCAGAACTCTTACGAGACAAGTCCCCGCAAAAATACACACTGAAGTTAAAGCAACTGGAGACTACAGACAGTGGGACGTGGATGTGTCATATCCTTTCAGACTCTCCATTGATTAATAAGACCATCAGATTCGATGTGAAGGTATTAG GTTTTCAGAATCcagattttgaaagaaagtaTGCAACTGTTGATAGCAGTGTCATCTTGTCATGGCATCTGAACATCCAGAagataaaatgggaaaaaggtTTGACAGGACAACTGTATTGGAAAAAACAGGAAACTGAAACCATTCATGAGCTACTTGATTTCAATGTCACAGCACAAGGACGGCTGCatgacacaaaaaaaagcagtcacTTTCAGTTTGAGATACCTGAAAGCGAACCTGGAAGTACCATAGAAGTGAAACTCCCCACAGTCCACTTTGACCATGCTGGGCAGTACCAGTGCCAGCTGGGatacaaaggaagaaacacacagagaaagataGAGTTGGTGGTGATGAAAg TCTCAGCTAACCATGTTGGACCACTCCCCAGAGGGGCCCAGATAACCCTGACCTGCCAGGTCTCTATTCCACTCCCATCCAATGCCCACTTGTGGTGGGAACGTGTGAATGGGACTGAGAAGGACATAAAGAAGTCAGAGCCACATGAAGTAAAGGTAGAGGTGAATGTcagtgctgcagggctgtggaACTGTCACCTTATGGAAGACAATGTCAGGAAGATCAGCCTTAATTACCTTGTGG AGGAAGCTCCTGTTTGGATTAGATATGTGGTAACTGGAACAAGTATTGGAGGCAGTGTATTGGTGTTTGGCCTTGCATTCATCAGTGGTATAACGTGGCACCGTAGGAGG CAACGGGCAAAAAGGATGGCACAAGCAAGACAATACttgctggaaaacaagacatGTCAGTGTCAACA CCGGCTGAATAAGTAG